The following are from one region of the Mycolicibacterium diernhoferi genome:
- the trhA gene encoding PAQR family membrane homeostasis protein TrhA translates to MTTPIDSGRPYRSAADPSTAEDLPEAVADGVAQLLGRPRARGWIHLYSAIVAFIAGAALVAVSWSMQSTRAGLATLLYTFTIVAMFAVSATYHRVTWQSVRARTWMKRLDHSMIFLFIAGSYTPFALLALPESKGMVLFWIVWGGAIAGVLLKMFWPAAPRWLGVPLYILLGWVAAWFIGPIMHGAGVGAVVLLIVGGALYSIGGVLYALKWPNPWPATFGHHEFFHACTAVAAICHYIAMWFAVFS, encoded by the coding sequence ATGACGACCCCGATCGACTCCGGCCGTCCGTACCGTTCGGCCGCGGACCCCAGCACCGCCGAAGACCTGCCCGAAGCCGTCGCCGACGGCGTTGCGCAACTCTTGGGCCGACCGCGTGCACGTGGCTGGATTCACCTGTACTCGGCCATAGTGGCGTTCATCGCCGGCGCGGCGCTGGTCGCGGTGTCCTGGTCGATGCAGTCCACCCGCGCCGGGTTGGCCACTTTGCTCTACACGTTCACCATCGTGGCGATGTTCGCCGTCAGCGCCACCTATCACCGGGTGACCTGGCAGTCCGTCCGCGCGCGCACCTGGATGAAGCGGCTCGACCACTCGATGATCTTCCTGTTCATCGCCGGCAGCTATACCCCGTTCGCGCTGCTGGCGCTGCCCGAATCCAAGGGCATGGTGCTGTTCTGGATCGTCTGGGGCGGCGCGATCGCCGGTGTGCTGCTGAAGATGTTCTGGCCGGCGGCCCCGCGCTGGCTCGGGGTGCCGCTCTACATCCTGTTGGGTTGGGTGGCAGCCTGGTTCATCGGCCCGATCATGCACGGCGCCGGGGTGGGCGCGGTGGTGCTGCTGATCGTGGGCGGTGCGCTCTACAGCATCGGCGGCGTGCTGTACGCGCTGAAGTGGCCGAACCCCTGGCCGGCCACGTTCGGCCATCACGAGTTCTTCCATGCCTGCACCGCGGTCGCGGCGATCTGCCACTACATCGCGATGTGGTTCGCCGTCTTCTCGTGA
- a CDS encoding nuclear transport factor 2 family protein: MSFEPDVLQGFVQRYLDTVVSGSADDVAALYAEDATLEDPVGGGEVHIGRQAIAGFYKNVSGAEITTQLLSFRAGGSEAAFVFAITVGGAMKIEPIEVMTFNADGQITSMRAFWGPQDVTQL, translated from the coding sequence ATGAGCTTCGAGCCCGATGTCTTGCAAGGATTCGTTCAGCGGTATCTGGACACCGTCGTCAGCGGTAGCGCGGATGACGTCGCCGCGTTGTATGCCGAGGACGCCACCCTGGAGGATCCGGTCGGCGGCGGTGAGGTGCACATCGGGCGGCAGGCGATCGCCGGCTTCTACAAGAACGTCTCCGGTGCGGAGATCACCACGCAGCTGCTGTCTTTCCGGGCCGGCGGCAGCGAGGCGGCCTTCGTCTTCGCCATCACCGTCGGCGGCGCGATGAAGATCGAACCGATCGAGGTCATGACGTTCAACGCCGACGGGCAGATCACCTCGATGCGGGCGTTCTGGGGCCCGCAGGACGTCACCCAGCTCTAG